The sequence below is a genomic window from Thalassobaculum sp. OXR-137.
GCACCTATGCGAAGGTGCTGCTCGATCTGGGCACCACCCAGGGCAAAAGGGACAGCATAGCCGGGACCTCGACCTATACCCTTACCGGGGATCGGATCGAGATCGCGCCGACACTGTCCTTTGCCCGGCCGGAGCCGCGGCAGGTCCTGCACTGGGACCCGGTGGGGGACGTCCTTCTGCGCGTGGAGCCGGCACCCCGGCTCACCTACAGACGCTGTCCCGACCGGCCGCTGAACCCGATGACCCGTTAGGGCAGGATCGGGCCGGATCCCAGCGTTCCGAAGCGTGATTCGGTCTGAAGCCTGCGACAGTCAGGCTATTTGCCTTCTTCCTTGCCTTCGAAGAACGGCTGCAGATAGGCCAGGATATCGTCGGCCTCTTCTTTGTTCTTCAGGCCGGGGAACGTCATCTTGGTACGCGCCTTGTCCTTGCCGATGACGGAGCCGATATAGCCGTTCGGATCGACGATGTACTTCTCGAAATGCTCGGCGTTCCAAGGGTCGATCGTCGCGCCGGCGGCGACCATGTCGTCGGAGTGGCTGAAGCCCGGGAAACTGCCAGCCTTGCGCTGGAACAGATTGTAGAGCGACGGACCCACCTTGCGCTTGCCGTCCGCAAGCGAGTGGCAGGCCTGGCATTTGACGAACAGCTTCTTGCCGGCGGCTGCATCGCCCGCCGCGTGGGCGGCACCCGGCAGGGCCAGACTGATCAGGAGGGCGGCGGCAGTCGATAGACGAACTAGCACGATTCTACTCCCTAAGGTCGTATTGTCCCGTCCAGCGATTTGTTTCGCAGACGTTGGGTGTCAACCCTAAGCGACACTTCGGTCGGGGAGCAACCCTGCTCGGGTACGTAACTCCCGTCAGTGCGGTGCCGGAGAATCCCGCTGTTTCCGTCCTTGTTTTGCCGTCGGTCACGCGACATCATGGAATTTATGGCGGCTTTGTATCCCTTCAGTGCGATCGTTGGACAGTCGGAGATGCTGCTCGGCTTGACAGTCGCATCTGTCGATCCGAGCGTTGGCGGCGTTCTGATCTTCGGCGAACGCGGCACCGGAAAATCCACCGCGATCAGGGCGCTGGCCCACCTTCTGCCGACCATGAAGGTCGTCGACGGGTGCCGGTACAATTGCGATCCCTCCGCCCCCGCCGACCTGTGCGGGCACGCCTGCGCCAAACAGGGCGGGCGGCGGAAGTCGGCGGATGTGCCGATCCCCGTGGTCGATCTGCCCCTGGGGGCGACCGAGGACCGGGTTGTGGGCGCGCTGGACCTGGAGGTCGCGCTCAGCCGGGGCGAGAAGCGGTTCGAGCCCGGCCTGCTGGCACGCGCCCATCGCGGCTTCCTCTATATCGACGAAGTGAACCTGCTGGAGGACCACCTGGTCGATCTGCTGCTGGATGTCGCGGCGTCCGGCGAGAACGTGGTCGAGCGCGAGGGATTGAGCATCCGACACCCGGCGCGCTTCGTCCTGGTCGGCAGCGGCAACCCGGAGGAGGGGGAACTGCGACCGCAGCTCCTCGACCGCTTCGGTCTGTCGGTGGAAGTCACCACGCCGAAGGATCTGAAGGACCGGGTGGAGGTGGTACGCCGCCGCGACGCCTTCGAACGGGACAAGGCCGGCTTCGTCGCCGCTTGGACCGGCAAGGAGGAAGCGATCCG
It includes:
- a CDS encoding c-type cytochrome, whose protein sequence is MLVRLSTAAALLISLALPGAAHAAGDAAAGKKLFVKCQACHSLADGKRKVGPSLYNLFQRKAGSFPGFSHSDDMVAAGATIDPWNAEHFEKYIVDPNGYIGSVIGKDKARTKMTFPGLKNKEEADDILAYLQPFFEGKEEGK
- the bchI gene encoding magnesium chelatase ATPase subunit I, which translates into the protein MAALYPFSAIVGQSEMLLGLTVASVDPSVGGVLIFGERGTGKSTAIRALAHLLPTMKVVDGCRYNCDPSAPADLCGHACAKQGGRRKSADVPIPVVDLPLGATEDRVVGALDLEVALSRGEKRFEPGLLARAHRGFLYIDEVNLLEDHLVDLLLDVAASGENVVEREGLSIRHPARFVLVGSGNPEEGELRPQLLDRFGLSVEVTTPKDLKDRVEVVRRRDAFERDKAGFVAAWTGKEEAIRRKIVRARKLLGAVEVPDAVVERAAEICLALGTDGLRGELILMRAARALAALDGKKTATVEHLRRVAPMTLRHRLRRDPLDDVGASVRVERVLDECFAA